One segment of Natronosalvus halobius DNA contains the following:
- a CDS encoding A/G-specific adenine glycosylase, translating to MNEDAESTDPGDGPLESTALPSGDALEHVQEGLIAWYEADHREYPWRETDDPYEILVSEVMSQQTQLDRVVDAWDAFLERWPTTEALAAADRSAVVGFWSSHSLGYNNRAKYLHEAATQIEDEFDGAFPETPTGLQELMGVGPYTANAVASFAFNTGDAVVDTNVKRVCYRAFDVPDHDAAFETAANRLMPEGRSRVWNNAIMELGAVACTQRPRCDEAGCPWREHCSAYATGDFSAPDVPTQSTFEGSRRQFRGRIVRALREYDELPLDTLGPRIRVDYTPDGEHGREWLGGLLSDLADDGLVELDESEGETVARLRA from the coding sequence CTCGAGTCGACGGCCCTCCCGTCGGGTGACGCGCTCGAGCACGTCCAGGAGGGGCTAATCGCGTGGTACGAGGCCGATCACCGGGAGTACCCCTGGCGCGAGACAGACGATCCGTACGAGATTCTCGTGAGTGAGGTGATGAGCCAGCAGACCCAGCTGGATCGCGTCGTCGACGCCTGGGACGCGTTCCTCGAGCGGTGGCCGACAACGGAAGCACTCGCCGCGGCCGACCGCTCGGCCGTCGTCGGCTTCTGGTCGAGTCACAGCCTCGGCTACAACAACCGGGCGAAGTACCTCCACGAGGCGGCGACCCAGATCGAAGACGAGTTCGACGGCGCCTTCCCGGAGACGCCCACCGGCCTCCAGGAACTGATGGGCGTCGGCCCGTACACGGCAAACGCAGTCGCGAGTTTCGCATTCAACACTGGCGACGCCGTCGTCGACACAAACGTCAAGCGCGTCTGCTACCGGGCGTTCGACGTGCCGGACCACGACGCGGCTTTCGAGACGGCAGCCAATCGGCTCATGCCCGAGGGTCGCTCGCGCGTCTGGAACAACGCGATCATGGAACTTGGCGCGGTCGCCTGCACCCAGCGACCCAGGTGCGACGAGGCCGGCTGTCCCTGGCGCGAGCACTGCAGCGCCTACGCGACGGGGGACTTCTCGGCACCCGACGTGCCGACCCAGTCCACGTTCGAGGGCAGCCGTCGCCAGTTCCGCGGGCGCATCGTCCGAGCGCTCCGAGAGTACGACGAACTCCCTCTCGACACGCTGGGACCGCGAATCCGCGTCGACTACACTCCCGACGGCGAGCACGGGCGCGAATGGCTCGGGGGATTACTCTCGGATCTGGCCGACGACGGACTCGTCGAGCTAGACGAGAGCGAGGGCGAGACGGTCGCCAGGCTGCGGGCGTAG
- a CDS encoding DNA-methyltransferase — METTHRVVTGDARELAAIADESVDLVVTSPPYPMIEMWDDLFAELDPVVGDALERGDGREAFEAMHAQLDRVWNELERVLVDGGIACINVGDATRTLDDSFRVYSNHARVLEAFEARGFDPLPDILWRKPANSAAKFMGSGMIPPNAYVTLEHEYILVFRKGDSRRSFPPGDDDRYEAAYFWEERNRWFTDLWSDVTGELQTLDSPDDDLRERSAAFPLEIPYRLCCMYSTYGDTVLDPFWGTGTTSLAAMCAGRHSIGYELEAAFVSAFDDRVREVQDRSRSIGERRLERHRAFVDRERQRTAGPSLEYEADHYDTPVVTQMESGIRLYEVVDVQLSDGGDAGTGDDDADNVGYRLTHAPLE, encoded by the coding sequence ATGGAGACGACCCACCGCGTTGTGACCGGCGACGCCCGCGAACTCGCTGCCATCGCGGACGAGTCGGTCGACCTCGTCGTGACGTCGCCGCCCTATCCGATGATCGAGATGTGGGACGACCTCTTTGCCGAACTCGATCCGGTCGTCGGCGACGCCCTCGAGCGAGGGGACGGTCGCGAGGCGTTCGAGGCGATGCACGCCCAACTCGATCGGGTCTGGAACGAACTCGAGCGCGTGCTCGTCGACGGCGGCATCGCCTGTATCAACGTCGGGGACGCGACCCGGACGCTCGACGACAGCTTCCGGGTCTACTCGAACCACGCCCGCGTGCTCGAGGCGTTCGAGGCCCGCGGGTTCGACCCCCTCCCCGATATCCTGTGGCGCAAGCCCGCCAACAGCGCCGCGAAGTTCATGGGAAGCGGGATGATACCCCCGAACGCCTACGTCACCCTCGAACACGAGTACATTCTCGTCTTTCGGAAGGGCGACTCCCGGCGATCGTTCCCGCCAGGAGACGACGACCGCTACGAGGCGGCCTACTTCTGGGAGGAGCGAAATCGCTGGTTCACGGACCTCTGGTCGGACGTGACCGGCGAACTGCAGACCCTCGACTCGCCGGACGACGATCTACGCGAGCGCTCGGCGGCGTTCCCCCTCGAAATTCCCTACCGGCTGTGCTGTATGTACTCGACCTACGGCGACACCGTCCTGGATCCCTTCTGGGGCACGGGGACGACGTCGCTGGCGGCGATGTGTGCCGGCCGTCACTCGATCGGCTACGAACTCGAGGCGGCGTTCGTCTCGGCGTTCGATGACCGCGTGCGGGAGGTCCAGGACCGCTCGCGGTCGATCGGTGAACGTCGCCTCGAGCGTCACCGGGCGTTCGTCGACCGAGAGCGCCAGCGGACGGCGGGGCCGAGTCTCGAGTACGAGGCCGACCACTACGACACGCCCGTCGTCACGCAGATGGAGTCGGGGATCCGTCTCTACGAGGTGGTCGACGTCCAGCTTTCTGATGGGGGCGATGCGGGTACCGGCGACGACGACGCCGATAACGTAGGGTATCGACTGACCCACGCGCCGCTCGAGTGA
- a CDS encoding YIP1 family protein, with the protein MTQWIKDPHGGRDRGPRGLARAWVEVLVRPRNFFQVGVAPGDQAPGLLFAMTVVLIAATSHYLLVPDNFPSVPVSPVLEGLFWISLLVLFVAPFGLHVVSAIQTLVLLVVVDDRAGISQTVQVIAYATAPCLVAGLPAPAIRVAACAYGTVLLWVGLQVVHRTSFVRALVAGTIPAALVFGYGFGGFGALEVLGIAIPF; encoded by the coding sequence ATGACCCAGTGGATCAAAGACCCCCACGGCGGACGCGATCGCGGCCCGAGAGGACTCGCTCGGGCGTGGGTCGAGGTACTGGTCCGCCCTCGGAACTTCTTCCAGGTAGGGGTCGCACCGGGAGACCAGGCGCCCGGCCTGCTCTTCGCGATGACAGTGGTGCTGATCGCCGCGACCTCCCACTATTTACTGGTTCCCGACAACTTCCCGTCGGTCCCCGTCTCGCCCGTCCTGGAGGGGCTGTTCTGGATCAGCCTGCTCGTGTTGTTCGTCGCTCCGTTCGGGTTACACGTCGTCTCGGCCATCCAGACGCTCGTGCTCCTGGTCGTCGTCGACGACCGCGCTGGCATCAGCCAGACCGTCCAGGTGATCGCGTACGCAACGGCCCCTTGTCTCGTCGCCGGGCTTCCCGCGCCCGCGATCAGGGTCGCGGCCTGTGCGTACGGGACCGTCCTCCTGTGGGTCGGCCTCCAGGTCGTCCACCGAACCTCGTTCGTTCGAGCCCTCGTCGCCGGCACGATTCCCGCAGCACTCGTCTTCGGGTACGGGTTCGGTGGGTTCGGAGCGCTCGAAGTCCTCGGTATCGCGATCCCGTTTTAA
- a CDS encoding thymidine kinase produces the protein MHAITKSGWIEVVTGSMFSGKTEELLRRLRRAEIAGQEVAVFTPALDERYGEDYVGSHDGRRWEATAIDPDSDLEAVFDGLNGEQVVAFDEANFFTETLVDVCERLADDGRRVIVSGTDQTFRGEPFHPLPQLIACAEYVEKFRAICARCGEPATRNQRLVNGEPAHMDDPTILVGADESYEARCRHCHTLRRD, from the coding sequence ATGCACGCGATCACGAAGAGTGGGTGGATCGAAGTCGTCACGGGGAGTATGTTCTCCGGAAAGACCGAGGAGTTGCTTCGACGGCTCCGCCGGGCCGAGATCGCGGGTCAGGAGGTTGCGGTGTTCACCCCGGCGCTCGACGAACGCTACGGCGAGGACTACGTCGGCTCACACGACGGGCGACGCTGGGAAGCGACCGCCATCGATCCGGACAGCGACCTCGAGGCCGTCTTCGACGGCCTCAACGGCGAACAGGTCGTCGCCTTCGACGAAGCCAACTTCTTCACGGAGACGCTCGTCGACGTCTGCGAACGGCTGGCCGACGATGGCCGGCGCGTCATCGTCAGCGGGACCGACCAGACGTTTCGTGGCGAACCGTTTCATCCGCTTCCGCAACTGATCGCCTGCGCCGAGTACGTCGAGAAATTTCGGGCGATCTGCGCCCGCTGTGGCGAGCCCGCGACGCGAAATCAACGGCTCGTTAACGGCGAGCCAGCCCACATGGACGATCCGACGATCCTCGTCGGCGCGGACGAGTCCTACGAGGCTCGGTGTCGACACTGCCACACGCTCCGGCGAGACTGA
- a CDS encoding NADPH-dependent FMN reductase encodes MSDVQVLAICGSLREESYTRITLERALEASADTGAETGLVDLRDYDLPLYDADVDREDAGDAATIATRVRDADAVLLGSPMYHGSYSSPLKTALDYCGFDEFEDKTVGLVGVAGGSFPVTTLEHLRSVCRALNAWVLPHQVAVPRAHSVIQDGAFVDDSLEERVATLGVRAVQYATIEPDPGTFEGDQNVGA; translated from the coding sequence ATGAGTGACGTCCAGGTGCTGGCAATCTGTGGCAGCCTCCGCGAGGAGAGCTACACGCGAATCACCCTCGAACGAGCCCTCGAGGCGTCGGCCGACACGGGCGCGGAGACGGGGTTAGTCGACCTTCGAGACTACGACCTCCCCCTGTACGACGCCGACGTCGACCGCGAGGATGCAGGTGACGCAGCGACAATCGCCACGCGCGTTCGAGACGCGGACGCCGTGCTCCTCGGCTCGCCGATGTACCACGGCTCGTACTCCTCGCCGCTGAAGACCGCGCTGGATTACTGCGGATTCGACGAGTTCGAGGACAAGACCGTGGGGCTGGTGGGAGTCGCCGGCGGCTCATTTCCGGTGACGACGCTCGAGCACCTGCGATCCGTCTGTCGAGCGCTCAATGCGTGGGTGTTGCCCCATCAGGTCGCCGTGCCCCGCGCCCACAGTGTGATCCAGGACGGGGCGTTCGTGGACGATTCGCTCGAGGAACGCGTCGCGACCCTCGGCGTCCGTGCCGTGCAGTACGCGACGATCGAACCCGACCCGGGAACGTTCGAAGGCGATCAGAACGTCGGCGCCTGA